In the genome of Plutella xylostella chromosome 6, ilPluXylo3.1, whole genome shotgun sequence, the window TACAATACTCGTAATATTATGCAGTAggtaaaatctaaaataaataagtaaaataatataaatagaaaacaaagatacttttttgaataatattgtcaacgtaaataaaatttatatagaaacaaacataacaaaaaatcataataattaaaatttaataatattatatcccCCACTGTTTGTTGTGACATGTTTTTGACAGCAGTGGCGGATATAAGGACACTCCTATTTGTTAGCAATCATCGCAAGGACAGTGTTGGCGCTGGCCCGCACCTTCCGCACCAGGGACGCGCAGCGCTTCCGCACGGTCGCGTGGAAGCAGTCAGTGCGCGCCCACGCGAACATGCCTGAAGCGTTGCAGTAACGGGGCAGCCCCAACACTGCCCTTAGCGCGTTATTATACTGGACTTGAAGGGCTCTAATAGACTTCTGCGTGTAGTTAGCCCACAAGCTGCACTTGTATAATGAGGTACAAAATGCTCGGAAGAgagttatttttacattttgtgaACAACGTGCAAACCTGCGAGCCAACATGTTTGCTCTTATCGATAGGGCCCTTCTTTCCCGCTCTATATCAGCACAGTCTTTGAGGTCTGGTGTTAGAACATGCCCaaggtatttaaaatgttCTACCCGGTCCAAAGGCACACCATATAGTCTGATGGGCGGCACACCGTCAGGACATTTTGAACCGGCCGCAAAGACCATGTATTTGCTTTTCGGCACATTATATTTCCGACCATGACTCATTGCGTAATCCTCACAGATCCGCAGAAGCTTCCTCAGACCGCAGACCGACGCGCTCAGCAGCACCATGTCATCTGTATAGCTCAAATTGTTTACTCATACGCCGTATACGTGACATCCGACATGCTGCTTGCTAAGCGCGACGATCAGAAGAAAGAAATATAAAGCGAGGTGTCCGGCGTACATTAAGTTCAGTTTAATAGTAACAGTCGATCAGTTCAGTTCTAATAGAAAGCTCGAACAGTGAACATCTCCAGAGATCCTCGAAGTGAATAGTGAAATTAATACTGGTGTTTTCTTTTGAATTCGTACCATCCGGAGTTCGTAATAGTTGTGAGTCGAGTTGAAGGGGTTCACAATatctgctctagcggtacaccactcaagtCAGCCGATGTAGGCcagcaagaggtgggagatcctgttcctcgtcagtgttcactctggacaaacaataaaggcaagccagagacgaggaacaggggttctccccggcatcgggtgttattacactcacgggcaatgaaaagtttccactgagaaaaacaacCAAATTACACCTTAGaaacggaaaatgctagcaaaatgacgccttctgcaacgttgaagtacatttaacagagcatcaggattagtgtattattattataatctggCGGAACCTGTTGGAATAGCAAGAAATTGTATAATGGGTTCCACATACAGGAACAACTATATAAGAATAGACAGCACAATCTTATTTCCTCTCTATCTCTAAACAGGGTGAAAGTCGTCAAGCTCAGCTCGTCATTGTAATTCTTATCAATTTAAGTGCAATATATACGTGAAGAAAAACATCGCGAGGAAACTtgtaaatctagatttagcacatcgtGATTATGTGAACCACCAGCCCGCAGTTAACCAGCAtgatgggaaatggtccaagcttaggaaggcagtttagacctaatgcacaaaggttccattcgagagaggtACCTAGATATTATCACACCCACAGacagtagaatagaatagaattaatagTCCTCATGTGCTTATTTGCCGTCTAGATATGCGCCCGCAGCCGTCTCACTAATGAGCTGCCTAGATATACCCGGCTCTAGCTTAACGACTTGGCTGCATAAAAGCGCGTTTTTCCACAGCTTAAACTCAATTATCATATGTACTTGTGGTATGAAATTCAGAGTTGCTCAACCCATTTGCATTGTTAATTTCTGCCGGCGACGAACGCGGTCTTTGCTGCTAACTTATGTGTTTGTGCGATTTCATTGTTGTACACTGTTTGTGCAGTGGAAGAtttcagtttatttattatgggACATCTTATATGCTACATCTATGAAAGATTTTCGCAGAACCTCCTTAGTAAAGAACAATTTTGTGTCGATCTGATTATCGGAGGAAGGAATACGTAAAATCGGGTACTGACGGCTTATGATGAGACCGAAAAACCTTTTATAACATTAGGATATCAAACTTTAATCTCTGGCTTGACCTCAATGCAGCTAAATGTTACTGTGTTACTTTCTCCCGTAAACTACAAAAGAACAACTTTAGTTATAAATTGAAAGAGCATCAAATAACAAGAACTGTAACTATTAAAGATCTGGGTATAATACAGGACGATAAGCTGCATTACGATAAGCATGTCGAAACCATCGTGAGTAAGGCAAACAAAGTTCTTGGGTTTATACTTAGAGCATCAAAAGACTTCAAAAGTGCTAAGGTcctaaaaatactatattgCACTTATGTTCGTAGTAATCTAGAATATGCGTCACAAGTATGGAACTCCATGTACAATGTCCATATTGAAAGACTTGAAAAAGTCCAAAGAAAGTTTATGCGGCATCTCAACTTTCGTAAGTTTTGTAATGTCAGCGATTATGAAGTCTTGCAGAAAGCACCATCTACTCCCCCTGACCGAGCGTCGTGCTATATCGGATATAGTTTATCTAATTAAGATCGCGAGAGGTGAGATTGACTGTCCTAATCTGCTGAGtaagcttttattttattcttgtaATCGTCCAGTAAGACATACGCATACATTCCATACCAATGCCAATCTCCTGCGATCCTGTAGGAAATTCAATAAGCTGGAGCGCCAAGTAGATCTGCAgccttactcccagcgatTAATAGTCGCTATCCAAAAAAGCCAATTAAAACTCAGTTGAAAAATTTAGGCCGATTCAGTTGGTACCACCACCTCGGTTTTGACTGAGCCGCGGACCAGGGACaacgtagaaaatatatcaagaAACGACTAGtgattattattgaaatagtAGCCGAAGTAAGCCGATATCAGGCCGATGTTGCGTTCCGTATTTCAATAGAGGTGAAAGAAAGAGATGtcgctctataaaattgtataagatCTTGTGTTTTTTCTCGCTCTGACAAGGAAAAAATTGGTGTGCGTTCGAAGTACTAGCGAAGCTTGAAATAAGAAATCCGGTAATCATCAGtccatattatgtttttattttttcaatgttagtaaaatattaattaaaatacttattaaacacTAGGTTAAAGTCATCACTCATgccattttttacttattattcacaaaaacttaactttgtaaacgttaaaatatgaaattagggGCTTTTGAACGCATTCAaactaaaaatcaaaatactcTGTGAACCTGTGAAAACACTCCCTCAGTGTTGCCATTAGCgtacattttacacatttgACGTACTATTTTAGCCTCccatgtgtaatgtgtatatAATTGGTCCATGTAATGTACCATTTAAACTTAACTTCCAATATCATGATTATCATGTGTAAAATCTTTGTTTATGGACtattttacgtattttttttggaatcgcagcaaaaaaattactaacCACAATTAGTTACGATTTTGATTTTCttgtatgattattttctCAACCAATATGATTATTACATGATTACAATGAGTATAAGTATATCATACATAAAACTGCGGGGTACCTACTCTGAAGGTTTTAGGACATTGTAACACTTTTTAAAatgctataataaatattttattttattttattttattttacatttacggaaaacttacagctattaATAATTGGATAGCAATTTAAACGTATAGCTAAAAGCCAATTATCAGTTTTCACTGatacaaaacttaatacaataataaagaaCACATGATTGTACCTACACTCATACTTAATTATGCTAACAATTACTTAACAGAGTAATTtgctatacttaattattacactaaaatatgattatataACTAGGTATCTAAATTTTAACTCAATAACTTAATTAATCAAGAATTTATATAATAGGTTGTACCTTCCTACATTAAGAACAAGTCtaaatgtatacttacctaaactcATACATAAAACTTAAACATAAAACAATTATACAAAGAAACATGACACTGCTTAAAGGTAATTCACTTCTACTGCCGCTACGCCAAAGACGATACGAAATTGCGTATATAAGTTTCTTTAACCGTTTCTAAACTACTGCCAAATATATCGACCTCGCTTGAGTTGCAGAGACTGTTAATTGCATTACTTGTTCGTATAGAAAAGAAGTTTTGCCGAAAGTAAGTGCTGCAAGCGGGTATGTGCAGGGTTTTGAATTTCCTGGATGGTCTAGTTGGGACATTGAAGTTTACCATCTGAAGCAGCTCCGGACAATCTATGTGACctctaattattttaaaaaagaaaataacgtCGGCTACTGTCCTACGCAGTTTGAGGGGAAGGAGATGGAGGCGTTCACAGCGGTGTTCATAGTCGGTGTAGGGaatcttaaatttaaatccGATGTAGCGTGTGAACTTCCTCTGAATCTTCTCAAGCCTATTAATATAAACCTCGTATTGAGGGTTCCAAATCTGACTGGCATATTCAAGATGACTGCGAACATACGCACAGTACAGTAGTTTTACAGTCTTAATTGATTTGAAAGGCTTAGAGGTTCGCATGATAAAGCCAAGAGATTTGGACGCTTTACTAATAATGTTGTCAATATGTTGGTCAAATAGCAATTTGCTATCATAGGTGACACCTAGATCACGCGATGAGAGCGCCCTTGCTAGGTTTTGCCCCTTGATTGTGTAAGAAGATTCAAACAAATGTCTCTTTCTAGAAAAGGTAACACAGTAGCACTTGGCGACATTTAGGTCTAACTTGTTACTCGCACAATAGTGGTCAAGTCTACAGATATCCTCTTGGAGACGTAAGGCATCAGCAGCATTGTTGACGACCGTAAACACTTTCATGTCGTCTGCAAAAAGTAAGTGGGAGGAATTTTTAAAACAGGAGTCAATGTCGccgataaaaacaataaatagcAATGGACCTAACAGAGAACCCTGTGGTACTCCAGAAGGGATGTTTCTCCAAGCAGAAGTGTAACCATTCAGTACTACCGCCTGAGACCTATTGCTAACATAGGATGTAAACCATCTGAATAAATTACCTCTAATGCCAGCAAGATGAAGCTTGTTCAGGAGTAAACAATGGTCTATTCGGTCAAAGGCTTTGCTGTAATCCGTGTATATTGCGTCGACTTGATCACCGTTATCCAGCTTACTTGTAACAAAGTcactaaaaattaaaaggtTGGAGACCGTGGATCTTTGTTTTAGAAAACCGTGTTGGGCTGGACTAAAGGTATGCTTCAGAGCGCTGTAGAGCTGCGTGTAGATAATGCGCTCCAGGATCTTAGACAGTAGACACAGTTTGGATATAGGCCTGTAGTGCTCGACGCAGTCTTTGGAgccttttttatgtattggtgAAATAAAGGCGACTTTCCAGCGGGACGGCATAATACCTTCATTGATACAGCGTTGAAAAAGTAATGCGACCGGTACACTTAACTCTGATGCACAGTTTACTAAGAAAACGGCTGGTATAGTATCAGGACCTGCTGATTTGGTCACGTCTAATGAGCGCAGTAGTCTCTCAACCTCAGATGCAATTATTTCAACTGAGCCAATGTCACAAATTGAGTTAGAAGGGGCtatattattcaaaaaaaCCTGTTTAGCATTGCTAGAATTACAGTGGTCCAAAAACGTTGACTGAAAGTAAGATGAAAAAAGTTCACTAATACCCTGGCCAGTATCAGAAGTTACTCCAGCAAGAGACATGCAAGAGGgaaaaatactattattatttttactttttaagtaCGACCAAAATGCCTTAGGGTTAGTTTTGATAGAATTTTCAATGTTAGAAATATAGGCTGAGAAACAATGTCGCTCGGTTTTATTAACTCGGTCTCTCAGAAGGCGAAACGATGATACAtctgataaattattatagtttttaaactttttcaaatatttgtacttttCTCTAACCATCTTTATGAGAGAGCTGTTGTACCATGGAGGGTACTTTAACCTAGACTGACTATGGGTAGGAATGTAGATGTCTcttaaatcaaaaataaatttatagaatACTTCAACCGCGTTATTTAAATCAGGTGCGCTCAACAGCATGTTCCAGTCtgttttattcataattttctttatttccgAATAATCCCCCCGGTTGTACGAATACCGTTTATGCGGAACACTAGCTAACGGTTTAAAGTTTCCGAATGATGCATTGATATTTAGAGCCTTATGGTGGGGATCCTCGGGGACCAGCGGGTCCAAACAGGCCTGCACCGACACCGCGCGAGTGCACAAGACTAGATCCAAAATACGGCCATGCGCGTTACGGACATCACAGTACTGCTGTAGGTTGCAAGAATTAATAGCATCTATGAAATCTACCATATAATCAGCACATAAATTACTCGGTATAAAACCATCATGCGAAGGGGACCACGTTATAGAACTCATGTTGAAGTCGCctacaaccaaaaaaatatccgTTTCGTTATCACTAATAACATCTGATAATTTCGTAATATAGTTATGTAACTGCGCTGAGAAAGATAAGTCTTTTTTGTCAGAGCATAAGTACAGCAGACAGAGTTGGATATTAGGTGACCCACCGCGCGGCCGTGCGTCGGGGGAGCGAATCGTCACCCATATATCTTCGGCTGAGGACTGATATTCCACCCGCCGAGATGCGTGGAGCTCACTCTTAGCTGCGATCATAACCCCCCCGCCCCTGGTCTGCCCAGTAGCTGCATAGTCGCGATCACGGCGCCATACACAATACCTTTCATCGAAAAGTTCACTATCTGATATACCTTCCAACAGCCAGGATTCAGTAATAGTTATaatgtcgtaattattaagtctAACATTGTGTTTAAAAGTATTAGTTTTAGTACGAAGCCCGCGGGCGTTTtgataataaacacataaaTTATTCATGGGGATAGATTATTacaacaatattataatagatGCACAGTAAAGTTCCTAGTGATATTCTTAAATGATAACGCAGAACATCTAAAAACGCATAAAAAGATCGATGTAATTCACAACTAAAGTcggtaaaattattataatcacagTTCGGCAAAACAGCATTAGTACACCACAAAATATCAAGTACGGCAAGTAAGCTAATATAACATGTAATACGCAATGCAATAGAAGCTAATATACTAATGGCATGATTTGTTAAAAAACAAGTAATGGGCGAGCGGTAGCAGGTAGCGATCACGAACAAAAGGGTTTCGAGGCGAGCACAAAAGATAAGAAGCGGCACAAAAAAATGGTCAAGCGATAGGCAGACAGAGGTTGCAAACAATTTGGAACAATTACAAATGTTAACTTTGAATAGAAATAGTGAGATTATATATATATGGTAACTGactatttgtatttgtttaaatcaCTCAATGATTTTATGATCAAAACGGGAGACATTTCGTTTTTGCGGACATGGATTTTGGCATGTTTTACCCATACGTATTGCCAATTTTTTTCCTTCGCCAGTAACTTAACTtcgtttaaaagttttttgttaCCTGACGATAGGTGATCATTGACAAATATGCGTTGATCTGAGTCAGCAAATCCGATGTCAGAGGCTAGTATGTTTTTCTTCCCTCTGGCCGCCGCAATGAAGTCCTCCTTAATATGGGTACGTTTCTCACGActaaaatctattaaaatatagtacTTCTGCTGACGAGCAGGTGCGAAAGAGCTGGAAAAGCTAAATTGAgtgattttagtaaaaaaacagcTCATGTACGGTTTTAACCCTAAATGTACGTTTTCAGCGCTGGATATGTGCGTTTTGAGAACTCCGTTGCGGCAACACTGCACTCCCTCCACTTCATTCATACAACATACAATAACAacgataaaacaaaattacaaatggaatttccttatttaaatagatatttgtgcactaaatacataataatatgacgtaAGTATAGTATTCTGATGGAGTGGTTAAGTTGCAGACTCAGATCGActcgatttataaaatagaccgataaaatattacgataatttgttacaaagttatagatattaaactatcaatcattgtttacagaaagaagaagaagacgttGCGTGTCACCGTATAGCCAAGGAAATATCTTGTGAAAGTTTTAACTCAAGGCggaaatttattgaaaaaatactcaaCATAACCTACAATTACAGtgaaatactgaaaatatCTTGTACCGTGATAATATTTCTGAATAATAAGTGCAAACCCATACTCTAAGATCGTGCTTTCAACcacatacttaatacaattCCATAATCATATCGAAATCCAAAAGTTCGTAAGTCGTAAGTGATCATAGTTTAGGTGTGTACTTATTAGACTCATGCATTGTAAACTCTATAAACGATTACTCGTAATgtattaatcatattaaaagttgaatgcggctgttttattttttattctttatgtttaaagcagTTCTAAGAAAAAGCAGTAATAACTAGTAATAAGAGTTGTAACATTATGCATGGACCAAGTGTCTGCTTATGTTAAAAACACAATGTTATCATGTAAGTAAACCctgctttaaacataaaaaatgtatctaCCTAATCTTCATAAAGCAGATAATGCTAACACCCTGATTACACCACCAAGTAGAGCGGCCCGAGACAGTGTCCTCCGCTGAGCACTCTGTTATTGTGATCCACGGAATGGTTTAAAATCAGCCAAGAGTACTGTCTTGCCACTCTACTCAGTAGGTGATTACAAGGGTATTACATTGCAACAGGTAAAAGTTAGTATACAgggcctcaagtctgctaaCGAATGAGGAGGATATGGTAGGTATCCATATATTAAAAGTACAACTTACAAtgttacttatacaatttcTTCCATGTTGCAATGTTATCATTGCCGGACTCCTAAGAAGGAATACTTCCTATCAAGCCTTTATAAAGCAATAGTATCATGAATGACCTCTTAGTCAAGTGCAACATCAacaggtaaataataataataatatatctttatttcagGTGTAAAAAGCccataatgaaatgaaacatggtttttgctgtattttgtgtttattaagtatcaTATATTAAATCACATCACAATTATTATCAGTGTTCTGAAATATCAAGCATAAGCTTCTCTTCTATTAGCTAAAAAACTGCTCTCTGATTATCTGAAATAAGATAGAAATATAGattaatagtaattctataggttaggatataataataatatattgtacagTCAGCCAAAGAGATATGTATGCCACCCCAACGCAAGCTCTTAGATATTATGACAAttgataggtaatatttatgtaacatgaaaaataaggataactaatattaaggtaagtaatacttaagttagtaagtattgataaaatattattattccaccCATGAGGATTAAATCTTTGTTGCTGTGGTGGCATAAATATCtattgctgactgtactatCAAGGTATTGATACAACTTTATTTAGTagattttctattctattctattctgagaggtggcgaagctcctgtacgtggctctcttgagtggaacctttgtacatatctccttaattttagctcagccagcctagctctcGAGTAAAATGGAGCATcaagcctgggtgttccaatagctgagataggcgttctgttggtccaagaatagatagtcttgtttctgtagtaggtggagaTTGAGCCagcataggtatatttttttaactacaaAAGATACCCACCGCAGCTCTACAGTTTAATCCTAAGGTACTTAGAAAACagatgaatcaaataatattttatagatatagaATCTAGATAAGCAAGCCAAGTAAATTGTTTTTCATACTGTCAGtgcatcataaaattaaagtgtttgtgCTAGGGTAgtatttcatatattttttgctacaaataaattgaaatcagCTTAAGTGACTTACTCAGTAGCAGAATGATATGCCAATTTAGtttcttatgtaggtattaacttCATAAGATCTTAATACAACTTGTTGTTAAGTACTTCACATAGGCACTTGAATATTTAGTCTTGGTTATAAATTCCAGTCTGGAGCCAGTTGCAACGCAGTAAAAACCTACAAATACCAAAAATTCTGGTTAGTAGGTATCATGGGGTTTAGGTTACAGACATTATGATAGTATAGGAAggtttatcttattattattagtaggtatatattgttAGCCACTGGACTTAGCTGGAGCGAGACCAAACATAGGTGGTTTAAACAAAGATAGGTGGCAGATTTTATgacacctctggggtgccataggactacAACAATGGTAAAAGAAGGTTTGTCTTTGTTTTGAAGGATATTTTCTTTAAGGCTTCTTCTTCATGCCTTAAGAACATGAGAGTTAAGGCGGTCATCCATTGGCGAGGCGACGGTATAGATTGTTGGCTTGTCGAATCTCGTTGGTGATCCATTAGCGAACCAAACAGTCTACTTTCATCATTGGCAAAGTCGTGGCGTGCTTTTTGTAACATCGTTGGAGGTTTTTAGACCGCGGACTTAGAGGTTATTGGAGGTTTTGCTCGCGAATGGATCATCGCCTTTAGTTGAAGAAACTTTTACATGTACCTCTATTATGTTCGTGGATACTCACCTTATTTGTTACGCTCAAATCAGCTAGTTTCATGAAGCTAAAGTCTTCAATCAAATTGTCCGTCAACTCCTTTAAATATGCTTTAAAATATCCAGGGAGACTGGTTTGCAATCCTCACGTATCCTCAGTAACTACTTTCACATCACTTTGTAGGTGTAA includes:
- the LOC105383104 gene encoding uncharacterized protein LOC105383104 — encoded protein: MVLLSASVCGLRKLLRICEDYAMSHGRKYNVPKSKYMVFAAGSKCPDGVPPIRLYGVPLDRVEHFKYLGHVLTPDLKDCADIERERRALSIRANMLARRFARCSQNVKITLFRAFCTSLYKCSLWANYTQKSIRALQVQYNNALRAVLGLPRYCNASGMFAWARTDCFHATVRKRCASLVRKVRASANTVLAMIANK